The genomic segment GAGAATAATCAAGTTTTTGTAGACAAAAAAATTATATATTCTATTATTTCAAGACTTAATTATGATGATAAGGAACTAATGGATTTATACTATAAACAGAATTTAGAAAAAGAAATTATTGTTAAAAGTAAAGGTGGAAAAGTTTTTATAATCATTCCTAAAGAAATTTCTAAAGCTTTTGATTTAGAAGATAATCAAGATATATTTGTTGCTTTTCTAAATAAGAAAATTATTTTACAACATAAAGAAACTGATAATTATAATTTTGAGAAAAGAAAAATTGTAAAAGACCAATATAGTTTTATTTTTTTTCTTGGGAAAAATTTAGATTATATTAAAGGACAAAAAATTAGAGTTATTTTTAATGTGATTGAAAACAACTTAGTAATTTTATATTAATTTTCCAAAAAGGAGATATTTTATCTCTTTTTTTTTAT from the Cetobacterium ceti genome contains:
- a CDS encoding helix-turn-helix domain-containing protein produces the protein MKVGDKIRILRKINNITLNELSEAIGISIPSLRKIENNQVFVDKKIIYSIISRLNYDDKELMDLYYKQNLEKEIIVKSKGGKVFIIIPKEISKAFDLEDNQDIFVAFLNKKIILQHKETDNYNFEKRKIVKDQYSFIFFLGKNLDYIKGQKIRVIFNVIENNLVILY